Within Spirochaetales bacterium, the genomic segment AGTGACCTCGAAATAGGGCTCGAAGACGAGGATGCGGAAATACACGTGAAAAAACTCGCAAAAAAAACCGTATTCGCCACCGATATCCAGTACACCTTTTTTCAGTTTCTGGGTGCTGGTTTGGGAATCCGCTACTATATAATTCCCGACTGGTTTTTCCTTCATGCCAATAATTATTTTTACATGCAGGCAGGATATCAGCCGGGTTCCTGGTCGATTTTTCATAACGATCTGAATTTCATCCTGGGCGGCTATGTTTATTTTCCGCCGGATTTCATATTCAGGGTAAGCCTGTACACCGGGCTCGGCTTTGTCTTCTCCTTTCATACCGCTCCTGATTTTCCGGTCTACACGAGTTATTACTGGGATATTCTGGGGGGATTCGTCGAACTCAATCTCGAGGATATCATCATCTATGTCAAAGAGGGGGGACGGTTTTACCAGGATATTTTTTCGAACAGTTTGAGGCCGGACGGATGGAACCGGCCGTGGGCGGTAACGCTTTCGATAGGAGTGATGATGAAATGGTAAGATACCATGTATTTTTCGTTTTGCTATTAATCTCGTTTTTTTCATGCGAGCTTCTCTTTCAGACCCCGTTTCCGGATGAACTCGTCCTCATGGGGGACTCCGTTCCGCTGGAAGATTACCTGGGACGGTTTTACGAAAGCCGCATCCATTCGTTCAACAATTATGTTTTCCTGACGATCAACGAGGACGACGAGGCGGACAAATGCTTTGTCTTTACAGATGAACTCGGCTTTGATGACGGCATGATTTTTGACGGAAAGTTCGATACCTTTGCGACGATCGATATGAATTTGAACTTTGTCATCGGGAATATATATTTTGACAAAGGTAATATGAGTGAAGCCCTGCCATTGCCCGATCTCGGCGCGAGCGGTGCACCTTATGATCCCGGCCATCCCTCGAACTGGGGATTTTCAAATGGGGTATTTAATTTTTACCTCTGGAGTGACGATAACACCGGCATGGTGAGGTATCTTACGTTCGATTCGGGCTGGTACGTTTACAGTCCGGCGGATCCCGCGGATTATACGGGATTTCCCGGCGACTGCCGCCTGGAATCTCTGGCGTTCGATCAGTATGATGGACCGCGGGTTTTTCTTTTCTTCCAGAGTGACGATAACGGGCCGCATACCGTTTATATCTATACGATACCCATGGGGAATTTTTTTACCGATAATAACGGTCAAAGTAAAGCGGTTGATTATACCGGCTATGTCGAGGTCCATGACGTGGACGTCGAGCATTTTTTCTATACAAGAGCCGGGTTTATCCTGAAGGAACACGACGGTACCTATCTGCGCGTCGGATTCGACGGAAAGATTCTCGATGAGATGAGAACGTCAATGTCCGACATCGCAGAAGCATACGACATCGATGGGGAGAACCGGTATATATTCAGTCCCGCTTTGAAGCGTATCGCGAGGACGGCCCCGTGGTGGAAATAACGAAGGGGAAGCAAAAAGTAAGGAGACGGCCCGGAACGGGTGAATGGAGACGATGATGAATGTCACAAGACGCCTCATGCTATGCGTGTGCTGCTTTATCGCAGTGAATGTGTTCGGTGTGGAAGAAATCGCGACGGTTCCCCGGCAACTCAAGATTTTTTTTACCGTAAGCGGGGACGTGACGGAGGATGAAAAAAATATTTTTCTTCAAACACTGCTTATCAAGTTATCCGAAGACAGCGATATCAATCTCATCGAACCGGTCGTCGAGCGGTCCCTTTCGCCTTCCGAAAAAACGGACCGCTCGAGGGAATCGGGCGCCGATTGCTGGCTGTCCGCCGATATAAACGCCTCCGGAGAAAAAGTGGCGGTTACCTATTCTTCCTATGATATCCGAAACGGAACATTCGTTTTCGAGGACAAGAAATACGAGAAAATCAGAACAATTCCCAACCTCTCGCGTATATTATGGAGAAATGTCCTGGTCGATGTCGCCGAGCAGTACAGCGCGATCACCCAGCCCGTCGAAGTAAAGGAAATCGTCAAATACAACCCGGGCATAAAAGAGGTCGTCGAAGAACAGGGGGTCAAGGTCGTTTTCGAAGCGAAGCCGGGGACGGTCATCTACGGAAACGGTATAGAAAAAGTAACGGTCGATGAAACGGGCCTGGCTAAGGTCGAATGCAGTCAGATGGAGACCTACAAGATCAGGGCAGAACATTCGGGGTATTATCCACTCGAGAAAAATTTTTATGTCGAGACTCAGCCTGTCAAAGTGGTCCTCGATCAGAAGAAGGCGTCACAGTTCGCTTTCGACCTCTATTTCGAACAATTCGACTATTTCGGGGGAGGGTTTCTTTATTATATCATTCCCAATTATTTATATACCGAACTGGAGACGACATTGTTTTTCAAGAAAATTTTCTGGCCAGTCGAAAAGGACGGCGTGAATTGGGAAGCCCCGCTCATGCATGTCTTTCTTTCACTCGGCTATTATCTCAACAAAGAGGATTCCCTGTTTCGTCTCGCAGTCGAGACCGGCGTTTTCTTCCGCCTTTTTTTTCATGAAGACCTTTTTATCTCACTCGACGGGCTTTCCGGTATGGGTCTTAAATTGTGCGGCGTTCACCTGGAAGTATCGAGTTTTCCGAAACTCAGGTTTTTTTACGACCACAATATCATGTTGTTTTTTACCGATTATCCGGACCTCATGAGAACGGCGATCGTCGGATCATCGAATGACGACGGAATGCTATTCGGTTATCTTTTCGCCGAGAAGTTCGTGATGGACTTTCTCAATTTTAGAATCGGCGTACGGTTTATCCTGTAGCGAGTCGCGGCCATCACCGCATTTACCGTCTTCCTTGCCTCCGACTGTTTCTTTTATACCGCCTGTGCGACCCCGGCAATTCCCGGTGAGTTTTATTTCGCACAAGATTTTCTAAAAATACACAATACAATCTACTTTGCCACAATATTTTTAGAAAAAAAAGATTGCTCGGTTTTGAAAATTATCAGGAGGTATTCCATGTCTGAACTTGTTTACCAAGAACTTTCAGATCAAGTTCTTGGTGCCGCCTTCACTGTGCATTCTACACTCGGTCCGGGTTTGATGGAAAACCTTTACCATAACGCAATGTGTATAGAATTAAAGGGAAGACACATAAGCTATGAGAGTCAAAGTCCATTCCCGGTATTCTACAAAGGTAAAAACATTGGTATTTTTTACGCCGATTTAGTCATCGAAAAGAAAATTATTGTAGAATTAAAAGC encodes:
- a CDS encoding GxxExxY protein, whose amino-acid sequence is MSELVYQELSDQVLGAAFTVHSTLGPGLMENLYHNAMCIELKGRHISYESQSPFPVFYKGKNIGIFYADLVIEKKIIVELKA